Below is a genomic region from Anoplopoma fimbria isolate UVic2021 breed Golden Eagle Sablefish chromosome 20, Afim_UVic_2022, whole genome shotgun sequence.
ATGTAGCGTCTGTGCATTACTGGAACTGTGTGTTCTGTGGAATTTCTTTTCTGTATTCATATTCAAAAGTAGAAACAGAAGTAACATCTTAAACAGAGGACAAGTAAAAAGTAATCACATAATGCAACATCATCCGTCTCCTGGGCTTCTGCTGTATCTGTTTAAACACCAACTCACATTATGAGCTCAACACTTTGATAAACATTTGGTAACACTTTCAATTTTAAAGGTTGAAGCTGGCCTATAAATATCACATCCAAACGACACTGCACACATCTTCACTGAGAAAAGGTGCATTCAAACAGCCATTAAAAGAATTCAGAGGTAAGGGAATTTTTGGTGCAAAAGAACAATCAGTTTGACGTGTCTTTCATTGcctttatgcctttttttacactttaggTTTCTCTTCCTCATCAGTGATGGAGCTGAAGTTGTGGTTTTCCTTTCTGTTGTTACATGGTGAGTcttacattaaaatgattttgctTGAAATACTTTATCTTCATAAGATAAAAAGATGATCAATGTTCTCTCTTTTCAGTGATCCATGCCCAGTCCTCTAAAGGCCAATGGTCAGCAAACGTACCGACAAAGATTCCTGTCCTGCAGGGCTCCTGTGTGGTTATTCCCTGCATTTACAATTACCCCAAGCCCACCTCAAAGCGGCCCCTGTCCAGGTGGAGAGGATTCTGGatgaataataagaaaaagGTGGTCTCAACCAATCTCCCCAAATGGAAACTGTCTGAGGAATACAAAAAACGCACCCAGTTTTTGGGAGATCTTAAAGCACGCAACTGCACCATGCTGCTGGATGGTGTCAGGAATAGTGATGTTGGCCCTTTCTACTTCAGGATTGAAATGCCGCAATACAGAAGCTTCTCCTACAAAAAATATCCAGTAACCATTGATGTTAAACGTGAGTATTATAGGTAATCTGAATCATGTTTatggcaacaaaaacattttttgtaaatatttggaTCACTGTGTTATATCATGTTGCTATTCTATTTAAACTCTGCAGGCGAACCAGAgcctccatctctgtctgtggAGGTGAATGATAAAG
It encodes:
- the LOC129110161 gene encoding sialic acid-binding Ig-like lectin 14; this translates as MELKLWFSFLLLHVIHAQSSKGQWSANVPTKIPVLQGSCVVIPCIYNYPKPTSKRPLSRWRGFWMNNKKKVVSTNLPKWKLSEEYKKRTQFLGDLKARNCTMLLDGVRNSDVGPFYFRIEMPQYRSFSYKKYPVTIDVKREPEPPSLSVEVNDKVTASCSVSHSCPTIPPQISWSQSGFITRRSKRLNSWKWETVSTLIFLPRPRDFNRPLNCTVRYRGGKLVTSSTILRV